In Pithys albifrons albifrons isolate INPA30051 chromosome 8, PitAlb_v1, whole genome shotgun sequence, a single window of DNA contains:
- the PKP4 gene encoding plakophilin-4, which yields MPAPEQSPLVEEMLPQPAQEVPTGPGMEPEATATTILASVKEQELQFQRLTRELEVERQIVANQLERCRLGAESPSIASTSSTEKSFPWRSSDPAPSGVSKPQVSEGVLTNAYDIRSEAEQGTLYSPEQTSLHERSVGNSRSSTQMNSYSDSGYQEISSFHNSQNLSKSELRQQHSLVGSTNNHVVRSSRAEGQTSVQPSANAAAGRVMRRVSSVPSRAQSPSYTVGTGVSPSRGSLRTSLGSGYGSPGVAEQRALAAHGYSSTTLPAPRASSPYAAHRPASPAAVRRVGSLSSRQANPGAAQYQTVGRVGSPLALAEVQARVGSPAQTQLGSSSPKRSGMTAVPQHVGATLQRTAHDPEQYGQQYEIYERMVPPRPDSLTGLRSSYASQHSQLGPELRPALSPDLHITPIYEGRTFYSPVFRSPSHGAVELHHGSQAALFRTGSGVGHLQRSCSQRSTLGYQRNSFGLLAEPLRAVPLRLPEPGYGRALPAPDGGTTRSPSIDSIHKDPREFAWRDPELPEVIHMLQHQFPSVQANAAAYLQHLCFGDNRVKMEVCRLGGIKHLVDLLDHRVLEVQKNACGALRNLVYGKSTDENKIAMKNVGGIQALLRLLKKSVDAEVKELVTGVLWNLSSCDAVKMTIIREALSTLTNTVIVPHSGWNSSSFDDDHKMKFQTSLVLRNTTGCLRNLSSAGEEARKQMRSCEGLVDSLLYVIHTCVNTSDYDSKTVENCVCTLRNLSYRLELEVPQARLLGINELDDLLGKESPSKDSEPSCWGKKKKKKKKTSQEDQWDGVGPIPGFSKSPKGVEMLWHPSVVKPYLTLLAESSNPATLEGSAGSLQNLSAGNWKFAAYIRAAVRKEKGLPILVELLRMDNDRVVSSVATALRNMALDVRNKELIGKYAMRDLVNRLPGGSGHSALSDETVAAICCALHEVTSKNMENAKALADTGGIEKLVNITKGRGDRSSLKVVKAAAQVLNTLWQYRDLRSIYKKDGWNQSHFITPVSTLERERFKSHPSLSTGNQQMSPVMQSVGSTSSSPALLGIREPRPEYDRTLPSSMQYYSSQGDVMAHKDIYTGSSKASPIYISSYSSPAREQNRRLQHQQLYYSQEDPSRKPYDAYRLYLQSPHSYEDPYFDDRVHFPAASDYTAQYGLKSATNYVDFYSTRRSSYRAEQYPGSPDSWV from the exons gAGCTCCAATTTCAAAGACTTACCAGAGAACTGGAAGTGGAAAGGCAAATTGTGGCTAATCAGCTAGAGAGATGTAGGCTGGGAGCAGAGTCACCAAGTATCGCCAGCACAAG ctctaCTGAGAAGTCATTTCCTTGGAGATCCTCAG ATCCTGCCCCCAGCGGTGTCAGCAAGCCCCAGGTGTCAGAGGGTGTTCTCACCAATGCCTATGACATTAGGAGTGAAGCAGAGCAAGGGACCCTCTACTCACCAGAGCAGACATCTCTCCATGAAA GGTCTGTGGGTAACTCAAGAAGTTCAACACAAATGAATTCTTATTCTGACAGTGGTTACCAGGAAATAAGCAGTTTCCATAACAGCCAAAACCTGAGCAAGTCAGAGCTCAGACAGCAGCACTCCCTTGTTGGATCCACCAACAACCATGTGGTGAGGAGCTCCCGCGCCGAAGGGCAGACGTCAGTCCAG CCCTCAGCAAACGCCGCTGCCGGCCGGGTGATGAGGCGGGTCAGTTCGGTGCCGTCGCGGGCACAGTCTCCCTCCTACACGGTGGGCACGGGCGTGTCGCCGTCGCGGGGGTCGCTGCGGACGTCGCTGGGCAGCGGGTACGGCTCCCCCGGCGTGGCCGAGCAGAGAGCCCTGGCTGCCCACGGGTACTCCTCCACCACGCTGCCCGCGCCGCGCGCCAGCTCCCCGTACGCCGCGCACAGACCCGCGTCGCCCGCGGCCGTGCGGCGCGTGGGCTCGCTCTCGTCCCGCCAGGCCAACCCCGGCGCTGCCCAGTACCAGActgtgggcagggtgggctctCCCCTGGCCCTCGCGGAGGTGCAAGCCAGGGTGGGCTCTCCGGCCCAAACCCAGCTGGGCTCCTCCTCGCCGAAGCGCTCCGGCATGACGGCCGTGCCGCAGCACGTGGGGGCGACGCTGCAGAGGACGGCCCACGACCCCGAGCAGTACGGGCAGCAGTACGAGATCTACGAGAGGATGGTCCCCCCGCGGCCCGACAGCCTCACGG GGCTGCGGAGCTCGTACGcgagccagcacagccagctgggCCCGGAGCTGCGCCCGGCGCTGTCCCCAGACCTGCATATCACCCCCATCTACGAGGGCAGGACCTTCTACAGCCCCGTGTTCCGCAGCCCCAGCCACGGCGCCGTCGAGCTGCACCACGGCTCGCAGGCCGCCCTGTTCCGCACCGGCTCCG GCGTGGGCCACCTGCAGCGCTCCTGCAGCCAGCGCAGCACCCTGGGGTACCAGCGGAACAGCTTCGGGCTGCTGGCAGAGCCGCTGCGCGCGGTGCCCCTGCGGCTGCCCGAGCCCGGCTACGGCCGCGCGCTGCCCGCGCCCGACGGCGGCACCACGCGCTCCCCGTCCATCGACAGCATCCACAAGGACCCCAG GGAGTTCGCGTGGCGGGACCCGGAGCTGCCCGAGGTGATCCACATGTTGCAGCACCAGTTCCCGTCGGTGCAGGCGAACGCGGCTGCCTACCTGCAGCACCTGTGCTTCGGGGACAACCGCGTGAAAATGGAG GTCTGTAGGCTGGGAGGAATCAAGCACCTGGTGGATCTCCTGGATCACAGAGTGCTGGAAGTTCAGAAGAATGCCTGTGGTGCCCTGAGGAACCTGGTTTATGGGAAGTCCACTGATGAGAACAAAATAGCCATGAAGAACGTGGGGGGGATCCAGGCCCTGCTGCGGCTGCTCAAGAAGTCGGTGGACGCCGAGGTCAAGGAGCTGGTGACGG GGGTTCTCTGGAACTTGTCTTCGTGTGATGCTGTGAAGATGACAATCATTAGAGAAGCTCTGTCCACGCTGACAAACACTGTGATAGTGCCCCACTCGGGCTGGAACAGCTCCTCCTTTGACGATGATCACAAAATGAAATTCCAGACTTCCCTCGTTCTGCGCAATACCACGGGATGCCTGAG GAACCTGAGCTCTGCCGGGGAGGAGGCGCGGAAGCAGATGAGGTCCTGCGAGGGGCTGGTGGATTCCCTGCTCTATGTGATCCACACCTGTGTGAACACCTCGGACTACGACAGCAAG ACAGTGGAGAACTGTGTGTGCACCCTGAGGAACCTTTCCTACCGCTTGGAGCTGGAGGTGCCTCAGGCACGGCTGCTGGGCATCAACGAGCTGGATGACCTGCTGGGAAAGGAGTCCCCGAGCAAAGACTCGGAGCCAAGCTGCTGgggcaagaaaaagaagaagaaaaaaaaaacttcccaGGAGGATCAG TGGGATGGAGTTGGGCCTATCCCGGGGTTTTCCAAGTCCCCTAAAGGGGTGGAGATGCTCTGGCACCCGTCGGTGGTGAAGCCATACCTGACACTCCTGGCAGAGAGCTCCAACCCAGCCActctggagggctctgcagggtcTCTCCAGAACCTCTCTGCAGGCAACTGGAAG TTCGCAGCCTACATCCGCGCCGCCGTGCGCAAGGAGAAGGGGCTGCCCATCCTCGTGGAGCTGCTCAGGATGGACAACGACAGAGTGGTGTCATCCGTGGCAACCGCCTTAAGGAACATGGCATTGGATGTCCGGAACAAGGAGCTTATTG GGAAATACGCCATGCGGGACCTGGTGAACCGGCTGCCGGGCGGGAGCGGGCACAGCGCGCTGTCGGACGAGACGGTGGCCGCCATCTGCTGCGCCCTGCACGAGGTCACCAGCAAGAACATGGAGAACGCCAAGGCCCTCGCCGACACCGGCGGCATCGAGAAGCTGGTCAACATAACcaagggcagaggggacag GTCCTCACTGAAGGTTGTCAAGGCAGCAGCCCAGGTCCTGAACACCTTGTGGCAGTACCGAGACCTCCGGAGCATTTACAAAAAG GATGGATGGAATCAAAGTCACTTTATTACACCGGTGTCAACGCTGGAGCGAGAGAGGTTCAAATCCCACCCTTCTCTATCCACAGGCAATCAGCAGATGTCACCTGTCATGCAGTCAG TTGGCAGCACGTCCTCGTCCCCAGCGCTGCTGGGCATCAGAGAGCCCCGGCCCGAGTACGACAGGACACTCCCCTCCTCTATGCAGTATTACAGCAGCCAGGGCGATGTCATGGCACATAAAGACATCTACACTG GTTCCAGCAAAGCTTCCCCAATTTACATCAGTTCCTATTCCTCACCAGCGCGAGAGCAGAACCGGCGGCTGCAG CATCAGCAACTGTACTACAGCCAAGAAGATCCCAGCAGGAAACCCTACGATGCCTACCGGCTGTACCTGCAGTCCCCACACAGCTACGAGGACCCCTACTTCGACGACCGAGTTCactttcctgctgcttcagaTTACACAGCACAGTATGGACTGAAATCAGCCACCAATTACGTAGACTTTTATTCCACCAGACGATCTTCGTACCGAGCAGAGCAGTACCCAGGCTCCCCTGACTCCTGGGTGTAG